One genomic segment of Styela clava chromosome 3, kaStyClav1.hap1.2, whole genome shotgun sequence includes these proteins:
- the LOC120342474 gene encoding sialate:O-sulfotransferase 2-like has product MRKIFKTKCILMFLVTIHVFYPANIMQLWTIVTRYRCPHRNTFHDSKVISQALQDFTTSDAKYKLPEDDDSCEVRSMGCFQSLPKLFVPDVVSIRLTPNRCFNFCNEIGMLYASLYNGQTCYCGENFLGVALLTMSQDCKIKCSGDGFKYCGGKQSSQVYMITNCNKVMKNEILEGCLVRTKNDLFNQEEPLDKDDCIKICGKAGFTVAVPAKKCVCGYRQNVKTNSKGQACVRGTPYRTLAPDSKCDNKTLLPAGTNPPIALASFPGSGNTWFRQMIETATGVYTGSVYDEELIFAHGFIGERLPADSGKTVVIKDHVLHSLDAFKYKSAILLIRDPYDAILAEYNRFRTLGHVASVSDEMLKSRDFHLFVNRKATTWKNTYSKIIRRVPRLLPVYFEDSVKDAVTQIRRILDFLPESSFIHGPDLETRLQCLEVDVHSKFKRPKRSLIFDPFSQDLKRKINDNIRGLRQELERVNISTMPKYERQGVEKKFGGKSSDRGQRNRQLQKIRINAKDKNGA; this is encoded by the exons ATGAGAAAGATTTTCAAGACGAAATGCATCCTTATGTTTCTGGTTACCATCCATGTCTTTTACCCAGCCAATATAATGCAATTATGGACGATTGTGACAAG GTATCGATGTCCTCATCGAAACACATTCCATGACTCGAAAGTTATTTCACAAGCATTGCAAGATTTCACGACAAGCGATGCGAAATACAAATTGCCAGAAGATGACGACAGTTGTGAAG TGAGATCAATGGGATGTTTCCAATCTTTGCCTAAACTATTTGTACCGGATGTTGTATCAATTCGTCTTACACCGAACAGATGTTTTAATTTCTGTAACGAAAT AGGAATGCTGTACGCTTCTTTGTACAATGGTCAAACGTGTTACTGTGGAGAAAACTTTTTAGGTGTTGCACTGCTCACAATGTCACAGGactgtaaaataaaatgttccggCGATGGATTTAAGTATTGCGGCGGGAAACAAAGTTCCCAAGTTTATATGATCACCAACTGCAACAAAG tgatgaaaaatgaaatattagaaGGCTGTTTAGTCAGAACAAAGAATGATTTATTCAATCAAGAAGAACCACTGGACAAAGATGATTGCATAAAGATATGCGGAAAGGCGGGATTCACTGTCGCAGTGCCGGCAAAGAAGTGTGTCTGTGGTTATCGACAAAATGT gAAAACCAACAGTAAAGGACAGGCTTGTGTCCGGGGAACTCCGTACAGAACACTTGCCCCTGATTCCAAATGTGATAACAAGACATTGCTTCCAGCTGGGACGAACCCTCCAATTGCCCTCGCTAGTTTCCCGGGATCTGGTAATACTTGGTTTCGTCAGATGATTGAAACAGCAACAGGTGTATATACAGGAAGTGTATACGACGAAGAACTGATTTTCGCCCATG GTTTCATCGGAGAACGCTTGCCTGCTGATTCTGGCAAAACAGTTGTTATTAAAGATCATGTTCTTCATTCGTTAGATgcattcaaatataaatcagCAATATTACTTATCCGTGATCCTTATGATGCTATTTTAGCAGAATACAACAGATTCAGGACATTAGGCCATGTTGCGTCTGTAAGTGACGAGATGTTGAAATCCAGAG attttcatttatttgtcaaCCGGAAAGCAACTACATGGAAGAACACATATAGTAAAATTATCCGAAGAGTACCTCGACTGTTACCAGTTTACTTCGAAGACAGTGTCAAGGACGCGGTAACGCAAATTCGTCGTATCTTGGATTTCTTACCggaatcatcatttattcacgGACCGGACTTGGAGACCCGTCTCCAATGTTTGGAAGTGGATGTACACAGCAAATTTAAACGTCCAAAAAGAAGTTTGATTTTTGACCCTTTCTCCCAGGATTTGAAACGGAAGATTAATGATAATATAAGAGGCCTCAGACAGGAGCTAGAAAGAGTTAATATTTCGACTATGCCGAAGTACGAAAGACAAGGCGTCGAGAAGAAATTCGGTGGAAAATCATCTGATAGAGGACAACGTAACAGACAGTTACAGAAAATAAGAATAAACGCCAAAGACAAAAATGGGGCTTAA